A genomic segment from Torulaspora delbrueckii CBS 1146 chromosome 3, complete genome encodes:
- the GRR1 gene encoding SCF ubiquitin ligase complex subunit GRR1 (similar to Saccharomyces cerevisiae GRR1 (YJR090C); ancestral locus Anc_7.461), giving the protein MVDNQDSEVPEEMPGGLPASWFTNPVPSRESLNHQGRDILAREHRQRVSRIAQNEVALRDIFRFNIHRSNAQSNGQEGHSGSLAEAQTNPNNNESLLVDTRVNMLSGVPGSSSLQSNDLAKLYAFQSTLQQKVQAYLDVIERRRNGILDEIGMDNSKLDKMQQSDSPQVASFLNKLQRVRLRAIETETMELQTLRMKFLTVVEEYRKAMNEYCKAKMEGKQVQNPTDYFQNWVDSLDPVETSMSKGLQELLPGSRSITNSILALTSKAGGPSTFNVFPLNHLPSEILHLILEKLSHNSEIVNLLTVCKLWAQIIVKILYYRPHINKRSQMELFMRTMTLDSHETIFIYRSMIKRLNFSFVGDHMHDQELYNFVGCQNLERLTLVFCKNVTSKSISAVLQGCKYLQSVDITGIREISDNIFDTLAESCPRVQGFYVPQAKNVTSRALHNFITHAPMLKRVKITANNNMDDNLINLFAEKCPMLVEVDVTLSPNVHDFSLLKLFTKLTQLREFRITHNTNITDKLFLELSQKVKQLPALRLLDLSGCENITDKTIERVVELAPKLRNVFLGKCSRITDYSLHHLARLGKNLQTVHFGHCFNISDQGVRVLVQSCPRIQYVDFACCTNLTNRTLYELSDLTKLKRIGLVKCSQMTDEGLLNMISLRGRNDGLERVHLSYCSNLTIYPIYELLMACPRLSHLSLTAVPSFLRPDITAFCRTAPSDFSDNQRQIFCVFSGKGVHKLRHYLMSLTTPTSGPQTDLHEVLTKYIVSKNMLQQGENLEDGINRITSDLNQDSAAILAATGLSQMNGVNNDFLFQNIDFDRLEDVFNWYETPPRGLSSEELATLWSQVDQKFCEDPFDEEYDGLDNVVAPGANSNLNNELCYIVRKLHELDDRANDFEVNVASLARVQFQFTGFLLHEMAQIYMQMVELNRQISQIQSRVYESNVEADIKGLSVWRLLFIEKFVELLQKYKLSTVVLRLYLKDSITLLTRQRELLLAHQRTSWNANNDNENSDDPAIWRQFENNMQMTPDQMRIIQFGLRGPPIVGEAGLRPLVDANNNAIDERSETPDDETILEDA; this is encoded by the coding sequence ATGGTTGACAACCAAGATAGCGAAGTTCCGGAAGAAATGCCTGGAGGTCTACCTGCAAGTTGGTTTACTAATCCTGTACCTTCGAGAGAGTCCTTAAACCATCAAGGGAGGGATATTTTGGCGCGAGAACATCGTCAAAGAGTCTCTAGGATAGCACAGAACGAGGTTGCATTGCGTGACATATTCAGATTCAATATCCATCGTTCCAACGCGCAATCGAATGGCCAGGAGGGCCATTCTGGCTCTCTTGCTGAGGCTCAGACGAATCCAAACAACAACGAGAGCTTATTAGTCGATACAAGGGTCAATATGTTAAGTGGCGTTCCTGGGTCATCGAGTTTGCAATCGAATGACCTCGCAAAGCTATACGCATTTCAATCGACTTTACAGCAAAAGGTTCAAGCATATTTGGATGTGATAGAAAGGAGGAGGAATGGTATCTTGGATGAAATCGGTATGGACAACAGTAAACTTGACAAGATGCAACAATCGGACTCTCCTCAAGTAGCAAGTTTCCTGAACAAGCTGCAGAGAGTGAGACTGCGTGCCATTGAAACAGAAACCATGGAATTGCAAACCTtaaggatgaaatttcTGACGGTTGTGGAAGAGTATCGAAAGGCTATGAATGAATACTGCAAAGCAAAGATGGAGGGAAAACAAGTCCAAAATCCAACGGATTATTTCCAAAATTGGGTAGATTCCTTAGATCCTGTTGAAACTTCAATGTCTAAAGGGTTACAAGAACTTTTACCGGGCTCAAGATCGATTACAAATAGCATTTTAGCATTAACAAGTAAGGCAGGTGGGCCCTCGACGTTCAATGTTTTTCCGCTAAATCACCTTCCATCGGAAATTCTGCATTTGATTTTAGAAAAACTCAGTCACAATTCCGAAATCGTCAATCTACTGACAGTTTGCAAATTATGGGCTCAAATCATCGTCAAGATCCTTTATTATCGACCTCATATTAATAAACGATCTCAAATGGAGCTGTTCATGAGAACGATGACATTAGACTCACACGAGACAATTTTCATCTATCGTTCAATGATCAAAAGGCTCAACTTCTCCTTTGTTGGGGACCATATGCATGACCAAGAGCTATACAATTTTGTTGGGTGTCAAAACCTTGAGCGGCTAACTTTGGTTTTCTGCAAGAATGTCACTAGTAAATCTATATCAGCAGTTTTGCAAGGTTGCAAATACTTACAGAGTGTCGACATTACAGGTATAAGAGAAATTTCGGACAACATCTTTGATACTTTAGCAGAGAGTTGTCCAAGAGTTCAAGGATTTTACGTTCCGCAGGCGAAAAATGTAACATCAAGAGCACTGCATAATTTCATCACACATGCGCCCATGTTGAAAAGAGTGAAGATAACAGCTAACAACAATATGGATGATAATCTCATAAATCTCTTTGCGGAGAAGTGCCCTATGCTTGTGGAAGTGGACGTGACTTTAAGTCCCAATGTTCATGATTTCAgccttttgaaattgttcaCAAAATTGACGCAACTACGGGAATTCAGAATTACGCATAACACTAATATCACTGACAAGTTGTTTTTGGAGCTTTCTCAGAAAGTCAAACAATTGCCAGCATTGAGGCTGTTGGACCTTTCTGGGTGCGAAAATATCACGGATAAGACAATCGAAAGAGTAGTAGAGCTTGCTCCAAAATTAAGAAATGTGTTTTTGGGAAAATGTAGCAGGATTACAGATTACTCATTACATCATTTGGCGAGGCTGGGAAAAAACTTACAAACTGTTCACTTTGGTCATTGCTTTAACATAAGTGACCAAGGAGTTCGAGTTCTAGTTCAATCTTGCCCCCGCATACAGTATGTCGATTTCGCCTGCTGCACAAACTTGACAAATCGCACGCTATATGAACTATCAGATCTTaccaagttgaagagaataGGTCTGGTGAAGTGTTCGCAAATGACAGACGAAGGACTGCTGAACATGATATCTTTGAGAGGCCGAAATGATGGGTTGGAAAGGGTGCACCTTTCTTACTGTTCAAACCTAACTATCTATCCCATCTACGAGCTTTTAATGGCATGTCCACGACTTTCACATTTATCACTAACAGCCGTTCCATCTTTTTTGAGACCTGACATCACTGCTTTTTGCAGAACAGCTCCAAGTGACTTTAGTGATAATCAACGTCAGATTTTCTGTGTTTTTTCTGGCAAAGGTGTTCATAAACTTCGTCACTATCTCATGAGTTTAACCACTCCAACGAGTGGGCCTCAAACTGATCTTCATGAAGTCTTAACCAAATACATCGTCTCCAAGAACATGTTACAACAGGGTGAAAATCTGGAAGACGGAATCAACAGAATTACAAGCGATTTGAATCAAGATTCAGCAGCTATTTTGGCTGCCACTGGATTGAGCCAAATGAATGGAGTTAACAATGACTTTTTGTTCCAAAACATAGATTTTGACAGGTTGGAAGACGTTTTTAATTGGTATGAAACACCACCTAGAGGGCTATCATCAGAGGAACTAGCCACTCTGTGGTCACAGGTCGATCAAAAATTCTGTGAGGACCCATTTGACGAGGAATACGATGGCCTTGATAATGTTGTGGCTCCTGGAGCAAATTCAAACCTCAACAACGAGTTATGTTATATTGTTAGAAAGCTACATGAACTTGATGATCGTGCTAATGATTTTGAAGTCAATGTTGCAAGCTTGGCACGGGTGCAATTTCAGTTTACCGGGTTCCTTCTGCATGAAATGGCACAGATCTACATGCAAATGGTTGAGCTAAATAGACAGATTTCACAAATTCAATCACGCGTTTACGAGTCCAACGTTGAGGCAGACATTAAAGGCCTTTCAGTTTGGAGGCTTCTCTTTATTGAGAAGTTCGTTGAACTACTTCAAAAGTATAAACTCTCCACAGTGGTACTACGACTATATCTCAAGGATAGCATAACACTCCTCACGAGGCAACGAGAGTTATTACTTGCTCATCAAAGGACATCCTGGAATGCAAATAATGACAACGAGAATTCTGACGATCCCGCCATTTGGCGTCAATTCGAGAATAATATGCAAATGACTCCTGATCAAATGCGTATAATTCAATTCGGTTTAAGGGGTCCTCCAATTGTGGGGGAGGCCGGACTTCGACCTCTTGTGGATGCAAACAACAACGCAATTGACGAACGTTCGGAGACACCAGATGACGAAACTATCTTGGAGGACGCTTGA